One Cinclus cinclus chromosome 24, bCinCin1.1, whole genome shotgun sequence genomic window carries:
- the VPS25 gene encoding vacuolar protein-sorting-associated protein 25, translating into MSFVWPWQYSFPPFFTLQPNGETRQKQLSAWCALALAYSQQHRLPAMTVREAQDIPLFANHRLQRKLPLESIQVVLEELRKNGNLEWLDKNKTSFLIMWKRPEEWGKLIYQWVSRNGLTNSVFTLYELASGDDTENEEFHGLDEATLLRALQALQQEHKAEIITLDDGRGVKFF; encoded by the exons ATGAGCTTCGTGTGGCCCTGGCAGTACAGCTTCCCGCCCTTCTTCAC GCTGCAGCCCAACGGCGAGACGCGGCAGAAGCAGCTCTCGGCCTGGTGCGCGCTGGCGCTCGCGTACAGCCAGCAGCACCGGCTGCCCGCCATGACGGTACGGGAGGCTCAGGACATTCCGCTCTTCGCCAACCACCGCCTCCAGC GGAAGCTGCCGCTGGAATCCATCCAGGTGGTGCTGGAGGAGCTCCGCAAGAACG GGAACCTGGAATGGTTAGATAAGAACAAAACCAGCTTTCTGATCATGTGGAAGAGACCGGAAGAATGGGGGAAGCTCATCTATCAATGG GTGTCAAGGAATGGCCTGACCAACTCTGTGTTCACATTGTATGAACTGGCCAGCGGGGATGACACAGAGAATGAAG AGTTTCACGGCTTGGATGAGGCTACGCTGCTCCGTGCCCTGCAAGCCTTGCAGCAGGAGCACAAGGCTGAAATTATCACGCTGGATGATGGCCGAGGTGTCAAGTTCTTCTGA
- the RAMP2 gene encoding receptor activity-modifying protein 2 — MAPRAHMSSRRLSQGLLLLWVLLGPTQTVHMEAVTTSFSHDAGTSPPMVMSNGTAQSMDGNYTNLTLQCWDYFVYLMRNVRTSELCEWKIISRPYSELRGCLEFWAEHLNYSYPNALAEQYIFQSHHRYFHNCTLEHPVYFDPPEDVLLAMIIAPICLIPFLVTLVIWRSKDSKAQA; from the exons ATGGCACCGCGCGCGCACATGAGCTCCCGCCGTCTCTCCCaagggctcctgctgctctggg TGCTCCTGGGACCCACTCAGACAGTCCACATGGAAGCAGTGACAACGAGCTTCAGCCACGATGCTGGGACAAGCCCACCCATGGTCATGTCCAATGGGACAGCCCAGTCCATGG ACGGGAATTACACCAACCTcacactgcagtgctgggattACTTCGTCTACCTGATGAGGAATGTGAGGACATCGGAGTTGTGCGAGTGGAAAATCATCAGCAG GCCCTACAGCGAGCTGCGGGGCTGCCTGGAGTTCTGGGCCGAACACCTAAACTACAGCTACCCCAATGCACTGGCAGAGCAGTACATCTTCCAGAGCCATCACCGCTACTTCCACAACTGCACCCTGGAGCACCCAGTGTACTTCGACCCACCCGAAGATGTGCTCCTGGCCATGATCATCGCACCCATCTGCCTCATCCCCTTCCTTGTCACTCTGGTCATCTGGCGCAGCAAGGATAGCAAAGCGCAGGCCTAG